The Aureibacillus halotolerans genome includes a region encoding these proteins:
- a CDS encoding DNA topoisomerase III encodes MKKLVLAEKPSVAKELARVLGCKQSHKQYIEGPQYVVTWAFGHLVELKTPEDYDKRYQTWRLEDLPIMPKEMKKKIIPGTKGQFYAIKKLAERKDLNELIIATDAGREGELVARWIMEQVHWKKPFKRLWISSQTDSAIKQGFKQLKDGREFDRLYQSAVCRSEADWLIGLNISRALTTKYEEPLSAGRVQTPTLAAVHERDMAIQQFTPRDYWTVQATVGSAEAQWAGDKGPRLFDKAKAEAIQNELTDGKAKVVAVDKKTKTEQPPLPYDLTELQRDANQRFNYSAKKTLNVLQGLYERHKVVTYPRTDSKYLSSDLVPTLAGKLKQLEGHYKDEVRPVVKQANIAKHAVNNAKVSDHHAIIVTEERANLSAFQQDERNIYDLIARRFIALFHAPATTATVQATLSVGNHTLKAAGRKEMNAGFKTVLRRQDANEEENPGLAKLTKGETVTISQVRMKSGKTEAPKKLNEADLLASMDKFGLGTPATRADIIEKLLKSDSMELINHRLSVTKKGKQLLELVDDELTSPELTAKWEKELEAIAKGNGNAKAFIANIREKTTTLVSNVRQSEKTYTAHNLTGSKCPECDSFLKERNGRNGKVLVCSSRECSYRRQKDPVLSNRRCPQCKKKMEMHDGKAGLYFQCKRCNVVEKADDKKSKVNKREEKKLLNQYKKEEPIGNSLADALKQAMKDKD; translated from the coding sequence ATGAAAAAACTAGTACTTGCTGAAAAGCCGAGCGTAGCGAAGGAACTGGCTCGCGTGCTTGGCTGTAAACAATCACATAAACAATACATTGAAGGACCGCAATATGTCGTTACATGGGCATTCGGTCATTTGGTTGAACTTAAAACCCCTGAGGATTATGACAAACGCTATCAAACGTGGCGATTAGAAGACTTGCCAATTATGCCAAAGGAAATGAAGAAAAAGATTATTCCGGGAACGAAGGGGCAGTTCTACGCAATCAAAAAATTGGCTGAGCGGAAAGACTTAAACGAGCTTATTATCGCAACGGATGCAGGTCGCGAAGGGGAGCTTGTCGCGCGGTGGATTATGGAACAGGTTCATTGGAAGAAACCGTTTAAACGCTTATGGATTTCTTCGCAAACGGACAGTGCGATTAAACAAGGATTCAAACAGCTAAAGGATGGTCGGGAATTTGACCGTTTGTATCAATCGGCTGTATGTCGTTCAGAAGCGGACTGGTTAATTGGGCTCAACATTTCACGTGCGTTAACGACAAAATACGAAGAACCTTTGTCTGCTGGACGTGTGCAGACGCCAACGCTTGCTGCGGTGCATGAGCGGGATATGGCCATCCAGCAATTCACTCCGCGTGACTACTGGACGGTTCAAGCGACCGTTGGTTCTGCAGAAGCGCAGTGGGCGGGTGACAAAGGGCCGCGATTGTTTGATAAAGCAAAGGCAGAAGCGATTCAAAATGAACTCACTGATGGGAAAGCGAAAGTCGTTGCTGTCGACAAAAAGACGAAAACCGAGCAGCCGCCGTTGCCTTATGACTTGACTGAGCTTCAGAGAGACGCCAACCAACGCTTTAACTATTCAGCGAAGAAAACGCTCAACGTGCTCCAAGGTTTGTATGAACGACATAAGGTCGTTACGTATCCGAGAACGGATTCAAAATACCTTTCATCAGATTTAGTGCCTACACTTGCAGGCAAGCTCAAGCAGCTGGAGGGACATTACAAAGATGAGGTGCGGCCAGTTGTCAAACAAGCCAACATAGCGAAGCATGCCGTCAATAATGCGAAGGTGTCTGATCACCACGCCATCATTGTCACAGAAGAGCGAGCCAATTTGTCAGCGTTTCAACAGGATGAACGCAACATTTACGACTTAATTGCACGTCGGTTTATTGCGCTTTTCCACGCCCCAGCAACAACAGCCACCGTCCAGGCGACGCTTTCTGTTGGCAACCACACGTTAAAAGCAGCGGGTCGAAAAGAAATGAATGCAGGCTTTAAGACCGTGTTACGTAGACAGGATGCAAATGAGGAAGAGAACCCGGGTCTTGCGAAGTTGACGAAAGGGGAAACCGTCACTATTAGCCAAGTGCGTATGAAATCTGGCAAGACAGAGGCACCGAAAAAATTAAACGAAGCGGATCTGCTCGCTTCAATGGATAAATTCGGGCTCGGTACCCCGGCGACGAGAGCCGACATTATTGAAAAGCTGTTAAAAAGTGATTCAATGGAGCTTATTAATCATCGCCTTAGTGTGACGAAAAAAGGGAAGCAGCTTCTTGAACTCGTGGATGATGAGCTTACTTCACCAGAGCTTACGGCGAAATGGGAAAAAGAGCTCGAAGCGATTGCAAAGGGAAATGGCAATGCCAAGGCCTTTATCGCCAATATTCGTGAGAAGACGACGACGTTAGTGAGCAATGTTCGCCAGAGTGAGAAAACGTATACGGCGCATAACCTGACGGGCTCAAAATGTCCGGAATGTGACTCGTTTCTTAAAGAACGGAATGGGCGAAACGGGAAGGTGCTTGTTTGCTCTAGCCGGGAATGTTCGTATCGTCGACAGAAAGACCCTGTTTTGTCCAACCGTCGCTGTCCACAATGTAAAAAGAAAATGGAAATGCATGATGGAAAAGCGGGTCTGTATTTTCAGTGCAAGCGATGCAATGTGGTGGAAAAGGCAGACGACAAAAAATCGAAGGTGAACAAGCGTGAGGAGAAAAAGCTCCTGAATCAATACAAAAAAGAGGAGCCAATTGGAAACAGTCTCGCAGATGCGCTTAAGCAGGCGATGAAAGATAAAGATTGA
- a CDS encoding HAD family hydrolase yields MTDDTLIVFIDCGDTIIDESTEVRDDRGIVQKADVIPGADKAIKAIKEAGYPIVMVADGEALSFFNMMHDHGLYDCFDAMIYSENVKARKPDPRMFKAAWGAVNASPEDAWRTVMIGNNLARDVKGANALGIHSIFLDWSPRYPKVAADASEQPNSTIHTPSELLPLLNQLQQQLLASSR; encoded by the coding sequence ATGACAGACGATACGCTGATCGTGTTTATTGATTGTGGAGATACAATTATTGACGAATCTACAGAGGTACGAGACGACAGAGGCATTGTGCAGAAAGCAGACGTTATTCCAGGCGCAGATAAAGCGATAAAGGCCATAAAAGAAGCAGGATATCCAATAGTGATGGTCGCTGATGGCGAGGCGTTGTCATTTTTCAACATGATGCACGACCATGGGCTATATGATTGCTTTGATGCGATGATTTACTCGGAAAATGTGAAAGCAAGAAAACCAGATCCAAGAATGTTTAAGGCCGCTTGGGGCGCGGTGAATGCGTCACCAGAGGATGCTTGGAGGACGGTAATGATAGGCAACAATCTCGCACGTGACGTAAAGGGCGCCAATGCCTTAGGAATTCATAGCATTTTCCTAGATTGGTCTCCTCGTTATCCGAAGGTTGCTGCAGATGCGTCTGAACAGCCGAACTCCACGATTCATACACCGTCAGAGCTGTTACCTCTATTAAATCAATTGCAGCAGCAATTGCTAGCGAGCAGTCGCTAG
- a CDS encoding glycoside hydrolase family 2 protein, whose amino-acid sequence MLRLFETNDVRQVKELGGNWSFTKLTTMDETPNEWPYLLPVPGCWEIHPELHNYRGIGAFRKEFHLSERTNVRLVFKGVSHTAHVFVDGKKVGQHYNAYTAFSAVVPNLESGTHELTVLVDNSFNEASALHVPNDYYTYGGLIRPVAVEEVADQFIERMNCTPVFAQGQWALEVSVTVQNIQEEISGKIELNLQQHQAIIDGAEFSRHGETTLMTTLHVPDAQPWAPEQPHLYKVSARLFIGGEDTPVDDLIERVGFRTVATHGEQILLNGEPLTIKGFNRHEDHPMSGAALPPDLQAYDVMLMKEAGANSVRTSHYPNDERFLDLCDEHGLVVWEENHARGLSLEQMQHPEFEKQCEQVNAEMVLQHGNHPSIIMWGILNECASNTEEGKAMYKKQFEQLRALDSSRPLTFASHHRQHEICFDLADIVSFNLYPQWYTDEDPGELAEEAKKWAEASGGKDKPIIMSEFGGDGFYGHRSPTNVKGTEDRQAEIIRRNIEAYKSKPFISGMYIWQFCDCRVTDEEWALRRSITQNSKGIVDGYRRPKLAYATVKELYSS is encoded by the coding sequence ATGCTGAGATTGTTTGAGACAAATGATGTTCGACAGGTAAAAGAGCTTGGTGGAAACTGGTCATTCACAAAGTTGACTACTATGGATGAAACGCCAAACGAGTGGCCTTATTTGCTTCCAGTGCCTGGATGCTGGGAAATCCATCCAGAGTTACATAATTATCGTGGTATCGGAGCGTTTCGCAAAGAATTTCACTTAAGTGAACGTACGAATGTCCGACTTGTATTTAAAGGTGTGAGCCATACAGCACACGTGTTTGTCGATGGCAAGAAAGTTGGACAACATTACAATGCGTATACCGCCTTTTCAGCAGTGGTCCCAAACCTCGAGTCAGGCACTCATGAACTGACCGTACTTGTGGACAACTCATTTAATGAAGCCTCCGCATTGCACGTGCCAAACGATTATTATACTTACGGCGGTCTTATCCGACCGGTTGCCGTTGAAGAGGTTGCAGACCAGTTTATTGAACGTATGAACTGCACGCCTGTATTTGCGCAGGGGCAGTGGGCATTAGAAGTATCTGTGACGGTTCAAAACATTCAAGAGGAAATCTCAGGAAAAATAGAGCTGAATCTCCAACAACATCAGGCGATTATTGACGGCGCAGAATTCAGTAGGCACGGGGAGACGACACTTATGACAACACTTCACGTCCCCGATGCACAGCCTTGGGCACCAGAGCAGCCGCACTTGTATAAAGTAAGTGCTCGTCTGTTTATCGGGGGTGAAGACACTCCAGTGGATGATCTGATTGAGCGTGTTGGCTTCCGTACCGTCGCGACGCACGGCGAGCAAATACTCCTGAATGGCGAACCGTTGACAATCAAAGGATTCAATCGTCACGAGGATCATCCTATGTCAGGAGCCGCATTGCCACCGGATTTACAGGCTTATGATGTCATGTTAATGAAGGAAGCTGGGGCAAACAGTGTACGTACGAGCCACTATCCAAATGATGAGCGCTTTCTGGATCTCTGTGATGAACACGGTCTCGTCGTCTGGGAGGAAAATCATGCTCGGGGGCTAAGCCTGGAGCAAATGCAACATCCCGAATTTGAAAAACAATGCGAGCAGGTCAATGCCGAAATGGTTTTGCAGCATGGCAATCACCCAAGCATCATTATGTGGGGGATATTGAACGAATGCGCAAGCAACACCGAAGAAGGCAAAGCCATGTACAAAAAACAGTTTGAGCAGCTAAGGGCATTGGATAGCTCTAGACCTCTGACGTTTGCGTCGCATCATCGCCAGCACGAGATTTGCTTCGACCTTGCTGACATCGTATCGTTTAATCTTTATCCACAATGGTATACCGATGAAGACCCAGGAGAATTGGCAGAAGAGGCGAAGAAATGGGCTGAAGCGAGCGGAGGAAAAGACAAACCAATCATAATGAGCGAATTTGGCGGAGACGGCTTTTACGGACATCGTTCGCCAACGAATGTGAAAGGCACAGAAGACCGACAAGCAGAGATCATTCGGCGGAACATTGAAGCGTACAAAAGCAAGCCCTTTATCTCGGGCATGTACATTTGGCAATTTTGTGATTGTCGCGTGACCGACGAAGAATGGGCATTGCGACGGTCAATCACCCAAAACTCCAAAGGCATCGTGGATGGGTATCGTCGACCAAAGCTTGCCTATGCAACGGTGAAGGAACTGTATTCTTCTTAA
- the yicI gene encoding alpha-xylosidase, which yields MKFTDGYWGIREGFSMQHPMEIRDVQLDDQSIRVYVATTRVQSKGQTLNATLLTLRFSSPMPDVIRVQASRHAGKKDIGPHFELSTQEVSPIIEDNENYLSLKSGNASVRIQKGSAWDVSFFDGENRLTGTGHKGLAHIQGPEGKTYMREQLDIGVQESLYGLGERFTPFVKNGQSVDIWNEDGGTSSEQAYKNIPFYLSNQGYGVFVNHPENVSYELASETVSKSQFSVEGESLDYFIIAGGSPKAALSNYTALTGTPALPPAWSFGLWLSTSFTTDYDEETVTSFIDGMAERDLPLSVFHFDCFWMKEYQWCDFEWDKDVFPDPKGMLTRLKDKGLRICVWINPYIAQKSPLFAEGAENGYLLKRENGDVWQWDMWQAGMGLVDFTNPDAVAWYQDKLKALVDMGVDAFKTDFGERIPTDVVYADGSDPVKMHNYYTQLYNKAVFDVLKETKGVNEAVLFARSATAGGQQFPVHWGGDCSANYPSMAESIRGGLSLGLSGFGFWSHDISGFESTAPPDIYKRWVAFGLLSSHSRLHGSNSYRVPWLFGDEAVDVLRHFTHLKHQLMPYLYSTAHEAASDGLPSMRAMMLEFPEDLNCAPVDLQYMLGEHLLVAPIFNENSVANYYLPAGRWTNYLTGEVVEGGRWVSETHDYFSLPLFVRPNAVLAIGENTEKPDYDYAQNVTYHIFEVEDGAVTEAKVYAPENTLEGTFHLTKNDGVLTLRMDGATKPWTALLRTVNETTSIEGGRVENTENGVRILPNEATGIIRITL from the coding sequence ATGAAATTTACTGACGGTTATTGGGGAATCCGTGAAGGGTTCTCGATGCAGCATCCGATGGAGATTCGTGATGTGCAATTAGACGATCAAAGTATTAGAGTTTATGTAGCAACGACTCGGGTGCAATCAAAAGGACAAACGTTAAATGCGACACTGTTAACCCTTCGGTTCAGCTCACCGATGCCTGATGTCATTCGTGTACAAGCAAGCCGACATGCTGGCAAAAAGGACATTGGACCTCATTTCGAGCTTTCGACACAAGAGGTCTCTCCTATTATCGAAGACAATGAAAACTATCTTTCCTTGAAAAGCGGCAATGCCAGTGTCCGTATTCAAAAAGGGAGCGCATGGGATGTTTCCTTTTTTGATGGTGAAAACCGCCTAACAGGAACAGGGCATAAAGGGCTTGCTCACATTCAAGGTCCTGAAGGCAAAACCTATATGCGTGAACAGCTTGATATTGGCGTCCAAGAATCACTTTACGGGCTTGGCGAGCGTTTCACACCGTTTGTGAAAAACGGGCAAAGCGTTGATATTTGGAATGAGGATGGCGGAACAAGTAGTGAACAAGCATACAAGAACATCCCTTTCTATTTGTCAAATCAGGGCTATGGCGTGTTCGTCAATCATCCCGAAAACGTGTCCTATGAATTGGCTTCTGAAACCGTCTCAAAAAGTCAATTTAGTGTCGAAGGGGAGTCGCTTGATTACTTTATTATTGCCGGTGGATCACCTAAAGCAGCGTTATCGAACTACACAGCGCTAACGGGAACACCAGCCCTTCCTCCAGCATGGTCGTTCGGTCTTTGGTTGTCGACGTCATTTACAACTGACTATGATGAAGAAACCGTAACAAGCTTCATTGACGGCATGGCAGAGCGTGACCTTCCTCTTAGCGTTTTTCACTTTGATTGCTTCTGGATGAAAGAATATCAGTGGTGTGATTTCGAGTGGGACAAAGACGTTTTCCCTGATCCAAAAGGGATGCTTACTCGACTGAAGGACAAAGGCTTGCGCATTTGCGTCTGGATCAATCCATATATCGCACAAAAATCACCTTTATTTGCGGAGGGTGCGGAAAATGGCTACTTGCTGAAGCGTGAAAATGGCGACGTTTGGCAATGGGACATGTGGCAAGCGGGCATGGGACTCGTCGATTTCACGAATCCTGATGCAGTCGCATGGTACCAAGATAAGCTAAAAGCACTTGTGGATATGGGTGTAGACGCCTTTAAGACAGACTTTGGAGAACGCATCCCAACAGACGTTGTGTATGCGGATGGCTCAGACCCAGTCAAAATGCACAATTACTATACACAGCTTTACAACAAAGCGGTGTTTGATGTCCTCAAAGAAACGAAGGGTGTAAACGAAGCCGTCTTGTTTGCCCGTTCTGCAACAGCTGGAGGGCAGCAATTCCCTGTTCATTGGGGCGGCGATTGCTCGGCAAACTATCCGTCTATGGCAGAATCAATTCGCGGAGGTCTTTCTCTTGGTTTGTCAGGCTTTGGCTTCTGGAGTCATGACATTAGCGGCTTTGAAAGCACCGCTCCACCTGATATTTACAAGCGCTGGGTCGCATTTGGTCTCCTCTCTTCGCACAGCCGACTGCATGGCAGTAACTCTTACCGAGTTCCGTGGTTGTTCGGTGATGAAGCCGTCGATGTGTTGCGCCATTTCACCCATCTGAAGCATCAGCTTATGCCGTATTTATACAGCACAGCACACGAAGCTGCCAGCGATGGTCTTCCTTCCATGCGTGCGATGATGCTAGAGTTTCCTGAGGACTTGAACTGTGCCCCTGTTGATTTGCAGTACATGCTTGGCGAGCATTTGCTTGTCGCTCCGATCTTTAACGAAAATAGTGTAGCAAACTACTATTTACCAGCTGGGCGTTGGACCAACTATCTGACTGGTGAGGTTGTCGAAGGCGGTCGCTGGGTGTCCGAAACACATGATTACTTCAGCCTCCCGTTGTTTGTTCGTCCGAATGCTGTCTTAGCCATCGGTGAAAATACCGAGAAGCCGGATTATGACTATGCTCAAAACGTTACCTATCACATTTTCGAGGTCGAAGATGGCGCTGTGACTGAAGCGAAAGTATACGCTCCAGAAAACACACTTGAAGGAACCTTCCACCTTACGAAAAATGATGGGGTACTTACGCTCAGAATGGATGGCGCCACGAAGCCTTGGACAGCGCTATTGCGTACTGTCAATGAAACCACCTCCATTGAAGGCGGCCGTGTAGAAAATACGGAGAACGGCGTCCGTATATTGCCTAACGAAGCAACAGGCATTATTCGCATCACACTATAA
- a CDS encoding helix-turn-helix transcriptional regulator encodes MDRYYDRIPIENRQHGNLSFPAALYEWKWTLEERSVGLHWHKEAEFFYVEQGTARFQIGKNTFSLNEGEAAFVHGGEVHAAHEVGASDCTFFAFVFDLSLLQGLPTTIHTQYIAPLIAGERTLPAHITSDLPYGKAVLKTLRKLKAAFVNQADGYDLECTAHLMYVLSQVAKDGGFVQRGHANAEQGKLEQLKAVMLFIEEQFARRIKLSELADIAHMSEAHFCRFFKAIVKQTPMQYVNHVRVQHAANLLRTTERKTLAVAMESGFENLSYFNRKFKEMMGDSPAEYRRGSRTKL; translated from the coding sequence GTGGATCGCTATTATGATCGGATACCCATTGAAAATCGCCAGCATGGCAATCTCTCCTTCCCTGCCGCCCTGTACGAATGGAAATGGACATTAGAGGAGCGGTCAGTTGGCCTACACTGGCATAAGGAAGCTGAGTTTTTTTATGTAGAACAAGGGACGGCCAGGTTTCAGATAGGGAAGAACACCTTTTCTTTAAACGAGGGAGAGGCTGCCTTCGTCCATGGTGGGGAGGTGCATGCTGCTCATGAGGTAGGAGCGTCAGACTGCACCTTTTTTGCGTTTGTGTTTGATCTATCGCTTTTGCAAGGACTGCCCACGACCATCCATACCCAGTACATTGCCCCTTTGATTGCAGGGGAACGGACATTGCCAGCTCATATAACAAGCGACCTTCCGTACGGAAAAGCGGTTTTAAAGACACTAAGGAAGCTAAAAGCGGCTTTTGTTAATCAGGCTGACGGCTATGATCTGGAATGCACGGCGCATTTGATGTATGTGCTATCGCAAGTGGCAAAAGACGGAGGCTTTGTTCAGAGAGGGCATGCCAACGCTGAACAAGGCAAGCTTGAACAGTTAAAAGCAGTGATGCTGTTCATCGAGGAACAATTCGCTCGGCGCATTAAGCTATCTGAGCTTGCGGATATTGCGCATATGAGTGAAGCACATTTTTGCCGCTTTTTTAAGGCGATTGTGAAGCAAACGCCCATGCAATATGTCAATCATGTCCGTGTCCAGCATGCCGCCAATCTACTACGTACGACTGAGAGGAAGACACTTGCAGTCGCTATGGAATCTGGTTTTGAGAACCTCAGTTATTTCAATCGGAAATTTAAAGAAATGATGGGGGATTCGCCTGCAGAATACCGGCGTGGAAGCAGAACGAAACTTTAA
- a CDS encoding DinB family protein, giving the protein MDKRDLQGPQQMAPQVGVFFAMIHENYQRMSSSLEGATLEELEYKGSDNAQNSIAQLVRHLAYIDLRWIYRMRGESLPASSEIAYGPLLVNNALPPVQGQTLDVLLAKYDAVMQMLKDTCITLTDQELQRALPFEHNEATIRWALWHMADHNRYHQAHMNCLRAMYKA; this is encoded by the coding sequence ATGGATAAACGTGATCTTCAAGGACCACAGCAGATGGCGCCGCAAGTAGGAGTGTTTTTTGCGATGATACATGAGAACTATCAAAGAATGTCATCATCGTTAGAGGGGGCTACTTTAGAAGAACTTGAGTATAAGGGGAGTGACAATGCACAGAACAGCATTGCCCAACTCGTTAGGCATTTGGCTTATATCGACCTTCGCTGGATCTACCGAATGAGAGGCGAATCGCTGCCAGCTTCTTCAGAGATTGCCTATGGACCGCTTTTGGTGAACAATGCCTTGCCTCCAGTTCAGGGGCAAACGCTTGATGTGTTGCTTGCCAAATACGATGCCGTCATGCAAATGCTGAAGGACACCTGTATTACGTTGACCGATCAGGAACTGCAAAGAGCCCTTCCTTTTGAACATAATGAGGCGACAATTCGGTGGGCACTTTGGCATATGGCGGACCACAATCGATATCATCAGGCACATATGAATTGTTTACGCGCGATGTATAAAGCGTAA
- a CDS encoding VWA domain-containing protein produces the protein MRKVFGIISLMFTITLLSACSMLPWSSSDANADTNDEEINGKAVRADAGNEAEPVAESEADAEKKSAFTDTPPATTIPDIAEVEPGSLSGENYDEELLYDALDQESFRDKSAREVYNYLLSMIGEGNRYEEYYSFFESFNPNITTEVSNTPGGMQIDGSELVIPNRNVIILLDASKSMDQEVDGATKMQLAKESIDQFLADMPQDVNVMLRVYGSKGSVDKADFRESCSNTEVAYELQPYNRGTFKDALDSFKPTGWTPLARAISDTAEQLETGENVENILYVVSDGLETCGGDPIKAAENAHSDSTKTVINIIGFDIDREAKDQLQSVAEAGGGEFETVNNSDDFLQLWEDERQRLWSAWYDWENENWSNVYDEESEKSGNLLDMKVDVDSIILDEHVRLNDAHFALDTGNRLKGEIDEKVQAMINEREEILDDYFDNLFDSYKNTLDEQGDSLRDAINEKGDEMMEKYN, from the coding sequence ATGCGAAAAGTATTTGGAATAATTTCTCTTATGTTCACCATTACTTTGTTGAGTGCTTGTTCAATGCTACCTTGGTCTTCTAGCGATGCCAACGCTGACACTAATGACGAAGAGATAAATGGTAAAGCTGTCCGCGCGGATGCTGGCAATGAAGCAGAACCCGTTGCTGAGAGTGAGGCAGATGCTGAAAAGAAATCCGCCTTTACTGACACGCCTCCAGCAACCACGATTCCTGATATCGCTGAAGTTGAGCCTGGATCACTTTCAGGCGAAAATTATGACGAAGAGCTTTTGTATGATGCGCTTGATCAAGAATCGTTTCGAGACAAAAGCGCTCGAGAAGTTTACAACTACCTTCTTAGCATGATTGGTGAGGGCAATCGATACGAGGAGTATTATTCATTTTTCGAATCATTCAACCCCAATATTACGACCGAAGTAAGTAACACCCCTGGGGGAATGCAAATCGACGGGTCCGAGCTTGTCATCCCAAATCGAAATGTGATCATTCTCCTCGATGCAAGCAAAAGCATGGACCAAGAAGTCGATGGCGCTACAAAAATGCAGCTTGCTAAAGAGTCTATTGACCAATTCCTCGCTGATATGCCCCAGGATGTCAACGTTATGCTTCGTGTGTATGGAAGTAAAGGAAGCGTAGATAAAGCGGATTTCAGAGAATCCTGTAGCAATACTGAGGTGGCCTATGAGCTACAGCCCTACAATCGTGGCACCTTTAAAGATGCCCTTGACAGTTTCAAACCAACGGGATGGACACCTCTAGCAAGAGCCATCTCAGATACCGCTGAACAATTAGAAACAGGCGAAAATGTTGAAAATATATTGTACGTCGTGAGTGACGGGCTTGAAACATGCGGGGGCGATCCAATCAAGGCTGCCGAAAACGCACATAGCGACTCAACCAAAACAGTGATCAACATCATTGGTTTCGATATTGACAGAGAAGCAAAAGATCAGCTCCAATCAGTTGCTGAAGCAGGCGGTGGTGAATTTGAAACCGTCAATAATTCAGATGATTTTTTGCAACTCTGGGAAGATGAGCGTCAACGACTCTGGAGTGCTTGGTACGATTGGGAAAATGAAAACTGGAGCAATGTGTACGATGAGGAGTCTGAGAAATCAGGGAATTTACTTGATATGAAAGTTGACGTGGACAGCATTATCCTTGACGAGCACGTTCGCCTAAATGATGCACATTTTGCTTTAGATACAGGCAATCGCTTAAAAGGTGAGATAGATGAAAAGGTGCAAGCCATGATTAATGAACGAGAAGAGATTCTTGACGATTATTTTGACAACCTCTTCGATTCTTACAAAAACACGTTGGATGAACAAGGTGATTCTCTCAGAGATGCTATTAATGAAAAAGGAGATGAAATGATGGAAAAGTACAATTAG
- a CDS encoding glycosyltransferase family 2 protein: MKIILIIIMLFFWILLLYYSALTVAGIVQRMKKKRIIRLDTYPSVAVLIPAHNEGVVIQQTLEAMMKLEYPGELYVYVLDDASSDETAEIIQSFSSMFSRIQYVRVPPGSPKGKSRVLNYGLSITSSDYFLVYDADNQPEKDAAIRLVEAAETTKGAVGAVGYVKTINETTNVLTRMIALEFQVFQLLMQVGRWAFFKTGSLAGTNMLLKRSAIEELGGYDPYALAEDAELTMRITAAGKRLPVVPESRTWEQEPEKMKIYMRQRTRWLTGNLYLLEKAFHERSYWKGRTLVHSLQHVFTYFLFVLLLLASDIWFAVGLSGLDLFSSNSPLLLLWFMSYLVYTAQIMSAMVIDRTATPANLLVGVIMYFTYAQLFIVLLFKSAWSYCWNRLRKRTIQWDKTQRFKGKQQ, encoded by the coding sequence ATGAAAATCATCTTGATTATCATCATGCTTTTTTTCTGGATCCTTCTCCTTTATTATTCTGCCCTAACAGTCGCCGGCATAGTGCAGCGGATGAAAAAGAAGAGAATCATTCGTTTAGACACGTATCCATCCGTTGCCGTCTTAATTCCTGCCCACAATGAAGGAGTTGTTATTCAACAGACATTAGAGGCGATGATGAAACTCGAATACCCTGGGGAATTGTATGTGTATGTGCTGGACGATGCATCATCTGATGAAACAGCTGAAATCATACAGTCTTTCAGCTCAATGTTTTCAAGAATTCAATATGTCCGTGTGCCTCCTGGGTCTCCAAAGGGCAAATCTAGAGTGTTGAATTACGGTTTATCGATTACGTCATCAGATTATTTTCTTGTGTACGACGCCGACAATCAGCCTGAGAAGGACGCAGCGATTCGACTCGTTGAAGCCGCAGAAACGACAAAAGGAGCTGTTGGGGCCGTTGGGTATGTGAAAACAATCAATGAAACGACCAACGTCTTGACGCGAATGATTGCGCTTGAGTTTCAAGTGTTTCAGTTGCTTATGCAAGTAGGACGCTGGGCATTCTTCAAAACGGGGTCACTTGCAGGGACAAATATGCTTTTGAAACGATCGGCCATAGAAGAGCTTGGCGGCTATGATCCGTATGCGCTCGCAGAGGATGCTGAGCTAACCATGCGAATTACAGCAGCAGGGAAAAGGCTTCCTGTTGTTCCAGAATCGCGTACTTGGGAGCAAGAACCTGAAAAAATGAAGATTTACATGCGTCAGCGAACCCGCTGGCTCACAGGAAATTTGTATTTACTCGAAAAAGCATTTCATGAGCGTTCGTACTGGAAAGGGCGCACGCTTGTGCATAGCCTTCAGCATGTGTTTACGTATTTTTTATTCGTCCTTTTGCTGTTGGCATCAGACATTTGGTTCGCTGTTGGATTGTCTGGTTTGGATTTGTTTTCTTCCAATTCGCCACTTTTGCTGCTGTGGTTTATGAGCTATCTTGTGTACACTGCGCAAATCATGAGCGCAATGGTCATAGACCGAACGGCAACGCCAGCAAATTTGCTTGTCGGTGTGATTATGTACTTCACTTATGCCCAATTGTTCATCGTCCTGTTGTTTAAAAGTGCATGGAGCTACTGCTGGAATCGGCTGCGAAAACGTACGATCCAATGGGATAAGACGCAGCGGTTTAAAGGGAAACAACAATGA